One window of the Micropterus dolomieu isolate WLL.071019.BEF.003 ecotype Adirondacks linkage group LG08, ASM2129224v1, whole genome shotgun sequence genome contains the following:
- the LOC123975860 gene encoding uncharacterized protein LOC123975860 gives MKVRHTLICFFFLSLQDGNTGLTNAQIPSVYTGTEGGDITVRCPFSSPGVRKFFCKRKCKPEDILIETTGVRDQRGRYSIRYEGGFFLDNVFVSITQLTKSDSGLYRCGLDRSNITFEIIVVDALLDGSPPEETSLYTRAGGNIVVGCSFIFSGSRRYFCKEECEEKDILVETTGSTAERGRYSIRYTQRSLTDVSVYVSITQLTKSDSGRYRCCLDRRLLPDSYRGFEIIVTDVAYSTAVPSASTPTTQSLSSQTDQQQTAATATAGLQNRGNSDGANMEIALYENCYPASTSEPTYESLDPASRDQNQTYATLTHNTNAAVCVSLSTATLP, from the exons ATGAAAGTCCGTCACACTTTGatctgcttcttcttcctct CTCTGCAGGATGGAAACACTGGTCTCACCAATGCCCAAATCCCATCTGTCTATACAGGAACTGAAGGAGGAGATATCACAGTTAGATGCCCCTTTTCTTCACCTGGAGTCAGGAAGTTCTTCTGCAAGAGAAAATGTAAACCAGAGGACATCCTCATTGAAACAACTGGTGTCAGAGATCAGAGAGGCAGATACAGCATCAGATATGAAGGAGGATTTTTTTTAGATAATGTTTTCGTGAGCATCACACAGCTGACCAAGTCTGACTCAGGACTGTACAGATGTGGTCTGGACAGATCAAACATTACGTTTGAAATCATTGTTGTAGATG CACTGCTGGATGGAAGTCCTCCTGAAGAAACATCCCTCTATACAAGAGCTGGAGGAAATATTGTAGTTGGATGCTCCTTTATTTTCTCTGGAAGCAGGAGGTACTTCTGCAAGGAAGAATGTGAAGAGAAAGACATTCTTGTTGAAACAACTGGTTCCACAGCTGAGAGAGGCAGATACAGCATCAGATATACACAACGATCTCTGACAGATGTATCTGTGTATGTGAGCATCACACAGCTGACCAAGTCTGACTCAGGACGGTACAGGTGTTGTCTGGACAGACGTTTATTACCAGATTCCTACCGGGGGTTTGAGATCATTGTCACAGATG TGGCTTATTCAACAGCAGTCCCATCAGCCTCCACACCAACAACACAGAGTTTAAGTTCTCAGACTGACCAGCAGCAGACTGCggcaacagcaacagcag GTTTGCAGAACAGAGGAAATTCAGATGGCGCAAACATGGAG atcGCCCTCTATGAGAACTGTTATCCAGCTTCTACATCTGAACCCACCTACGAGAGCCTCGATCCAGCCAGCAGGGATCAGAACCAGACCTACgctacactcacacacaacacaaatgctgctgtttgtgtctcACTGAGCACTGCAACTCTGCCATAA
- the LOC123975569 gene encoding E3 ubiquitin-protein ligase RNF130-like isoform X2 produces MITEAYGKEILAHLERNLTVLVSVVVGQRGSTKNINRGSLVFVSISFIVLMIISSAWLIFYFIQKIRYTSARDRSQRRLGDAAKKAIGKLTTRTVKKGDKETDPDFNHCAVCIEAYQLNDVVRILPCKHVFHKVCVDPWLNEHCTCPMCKLNILKALGIMTSLPCVDSVVLDVERLGISQASSSQRAPLGDGNQPPISLEPLSSPHSEATPRTPADITIAVTSKSIIIKQCYAGIKHVTLSWSNVTSHCRGAT; encoded by the exons ATGATCACGGAGGCTTATGGGAAGGAGATCCTGGCTCACTTGGAGAGGAACCTGACAGTCCTGGTCTCTGTGGTGGTGGGTCAACGTGGTTCCACCAAAAACATCAACCGAGGCTCTCTGGTCTTCGTCTCCATCTCTTTCATCGTCCTCATGATCATCTCGTCGGCCTGGCTCATCTTCTACTTCATCCAGAAGATCCGCTACACCAGCGCCCGTGATCGCAGCCAg CGTCGTCTTGGTGATGCAGCGAAGAAAGCAATCGGCAAGTTGACCACGAGGACGGTGAAGAAAGGAGACAAG GAAACTGACCCAGATTTTAACCACTGTGCAGTGTGCATTGAGGCCTACCAGCTGAACGATGTGGTTCGCATTCTACCCTGCAA acaTGTCTTCCATAAAGTGTGTGTGGACCCCTGGCTCAATGAACACTGCACATGTCCCATGTGTAAACTCAACATCCTCAAAGCTCTTGGCATCATG ACCAGTCTTCCCTGTGTGGACAGCGTGGTGCTGGATGTGGAGCGTCTGGGCATCAGTCAGGCGTCCAGTAGCCAAAGGGCGCCACTAGGTGATGGGAACCAGCCGCCCATCAGCCTGGAGCCACTCAGCTCCCCCCACTCGGAGGCCACGCCCAGAACTCCTGCTGACATCACCATCGCCGTGACCAGTAAGAGCATAATCATTAAGCAATGTTACGCAGGCATAAAGCACGTCACACTGTCGTGGAGCAACGTAACGTCACACTGTCGTGGAGCAACGTAA
- the LOC123975569 gene encoding E3 ubiquitin-protein ligase RNF130-like isoform X1, which yields MGHEGTGDTVAVMITEAYGKEILAHLERNLTVLVSVVVGQRGSTKNINRGSLVFVSISFIVLMIISSAWLIFYFIQKIRYTSARDRSQRRLGDAAKKAIGKLTTRTVKKGDKETDPDFNHCAVCIEAYQLNDVVRILPCKHVFHKVCVDPWLNEHCTCPMCKLNILKALGIMTSLPCVDSVVLDVERLGISQASSSQRAPLGDGNQPPISLEPLSSPHSEATPRTPADITIAVTSKSIIIKQCYAGIKHVTLSWSNVTSHCRGAT from the exons ATGGGACACGAAG GTACCGGTGACACAGTGGCGGTGATGATCACGGAGGCTTATGGGAAGGAGATCCTGGCTCACTTGGAGAGGAACCTGACAGTCCTGGTCTCTGTGGTGGTGGGTCAACGTGGTTCCACCAAAAACATCAACCGAGGCTCTCTGGTCTTCGTCTCCATCTCTTTCATCGTCCTCATGATCATCTCGTCGGCCTGGCTCATCTTCTACTTCATCCAGAAGATCCGCTACACCAGCGCCCGTGATCGCAGCCAg CGTCGTCTTGGTGATGCAGCGAAGAAAGCAATCGGCAAGTTGACCACGAGGACGGTGAAGAAAGGAGACAAG GAAACTGACCCAGATTTTAACCACTGTGCAGTGTGCATTGAGGCCTACCAGCTGAACGATGTGGTTCGCATTCTACCCTGCAA acaTGTCTTCCATAAAGTGTGTGTGGACCCCTGGCTCAATGAACACTGCACATGTCCCATGTGTAAACTCAACATCCTCAAAGCTCTTGGCATCATG ACCAGTCTTCCCTGTGTGGACAGCGTGGTGCTGGATGTGGAGCGTCTGGGCATCAGTCAGGCGTCCAGTAGCCAAAGGGCGCCACTAGGTGATGGGAACCAGCCGCCCATCAGCCTGGAGCCACTCAGCTCCCCCCACTCGGAGGCCACGCCCAGAACTCCTGCTGACATCACCATCGCCGTGACCAGTAAGAGCATAATCATTAAGCAATGTTACGCAGGCATAAAGCACGTCACACTGTCGTGGAGCAACGTAACGTCACACTGTCGTGGAGCAACGTAA